The Arcanobacterium pinnipediorum genome includes the window ACTCCATGAAGTTCCTCGGCACGATTATTGTGAACCGTGACGTTATCGATACCTAAAGTATCAATGACGTACGAAAGCCATTCGGTACGGCGTCCTAAAGAATCCACCAAGTGAATATCAACATCAGGGCGAACAATTGCAGTTACCAGACCGGGGAATCCCGCACCCGAACCAACGTCAATCAAGGTAGATTTTTGTGGAACAAAATCTACAATAGCCGTGGAGTTCAAAATGTGGCGTGACCAGATCTTGTCTAATTCTCGCGGACCGATGAGACCGCGGAGTTCACCTTCGGACTCTAAGAGTCGAGAAAAATGAACGAGTTGGTCCCAGACGGTATCTCCAAAGTGTTCGACACCATGGTCAGGAATACGCTCAACTGACATAACTCACCTTACCGATAAAATCCAACATCGCCACGCAATAAAAACTTAAAAATATTAATAATAATGATTATCAATAAGATGTAAACCGGTTACATCCATCGTGATTATACCTGAGTATACGACACACGAAAATATAGAAATGCGTTTTTGAAACATAAAAATTCATTCCAGCCGTGCAAGAACTCCGGAGTGAAGCATGTAAATCTAGGCCAAATGCGCAGACATACGGAACCAGCTAGGCTAACCAAACATAGGCATGGGAATACATGGGAATAAAAGAACAGAAAACAATAACCGCCTCAGCTAGATAATCACATGCCACCAAATTCCTTAATTACACTGTTCATTCACACATCTAACCTAAACGTTTGGCCCGCAACATGTGCGGGCCAAACGTGGATAATTTGCATGTACTGCGTGAGCTAACTCAGTCAGCAGACTCGGCAGATTCAGCCGATTCGGCAGACTCACTCGTGCCGTCAAAAATGTCTGCATCGTCGCCGTCGTCTTCGACGTCGTGTTCTTCATCAAGCAATGAGATAACAACGTGACGTGCCGGTCCAATACCAGACGAGTCGGAGAACAAACCAGCTTCAGCGACGACGTCGTGAACAACTTTGCGTTCAAACGGATTCATTGGCTTCAACGCAACTGGCTCGCCAGAATCTTCAACTCGACTAATAGCTTCGCGCGCAATCTCAGCAATCTCTTGCCGATGCTGCTGGCGATAGCCGAGAATATCGAGCATAAGTCGAGAACGCTCACCGGTTTGCTGCTGGACCGCAAGTCGAGTTAATTCTTGGAGAGCGTCAAGGGTATCGCCGTGCTTACCAATCAAACGCTTGAGACGACGATCAGCGACGTCGTCAACAACAATACCTACCGCGGCGCGATCAGCTTCAACCGTAATCTCAATATCGCCGTCCATATCAATAATATCAAGAAGCTCTTCGAGATAATCTGCGGCGATATCGCCTTCTTCGTCGAGCAAAGCCCGCAGATCAACGTGTTCTTCAGTCATGGTGATTCCTTTTATGTCATCTCATCTGCCAACAGATGATTAAAAATTACGATTCTTTTTATTCTGCTTCGCCTTTTGTTGGCGAGCTTTCTTCTTTTCGTTTGCGCGCTGACGCTCAGCCATCCGGCGTTCATAGCGCTTTTGGGCACGTTCTTCATCAGTGAGACCATCAAGGCCACGAATTTCGCTAGACGTGGTCTTTTCTGTCGTTTCTTCAGCCTGTAGTTGTGCCGGAATCTTCTTACCGCCGGCCTTCTTCGAACGCTCTTTGCCTAAGGGCTGGATACGTGGCTGAACTGGTTCAGCTGGCTCTTCT containing:
- a CDS encoding protein jag; this encodes MTEEHVDLRALLDEEGDIAADYLEELLDIIDMDGDIEITVEADRAAVGIVVDDVADRRLKRLIGKHGDTLDALQELTRLAVQQQTGERSRLMLDILGYRQQHRQEIAEIAREAISRVEDSGEPVALKPMNPFERKVVHDVVAEAGLFSDSSGIGPARHVVISLLDEEHDVEDDGDDADIFDGTSESAESAESAESAD
- the rsmG gene encoding 16S rRNA (guanine(527)-N(7))-methyltransferase RsmG is translated as MSVERIPDHGVEHFGDTVWDQLVHFSRLLESEGELRGLIGPRELDKIWSRHILNSTAIVDFVPQKSTLIDVGSGAGFPGLVTAIVRPDVDIHLVDSLGRRTEWLSYVIDTLGIDNVTVHNNRAEELHGVLYGDVVTARAVAALKKLLPWTMPLVKSHGQLVALKGGRAEQEVDEAHKELRKYSAAWAEVHDVDVWGADEGTRVVVVEKL